The genome window CGTACCAGGCTTTGAGCCCTTGAACCCTAAGCATGGGCTGCCCCCAGGTACGCCTCGATCACCCGCGGGTCTTGGCGCAGCTCGGCATAGCTCCCTTCCGCCAGCACGCTCCCGTACTGCAAAACCGTCACCTGTTCGGCCAGTTCGGCCACCACCCCCATGTTGTGCTCTACCAGCACGATGGTGCGCCCCTGGCGCAGGCGTTGGATAAGCTCTACCGTACGCGCCACATCCTCTAGGCCCATCCCCGCGGTAGGCTCGTCTAACAGGAGCAGCCGGGGCTCCAAGGCCAGGGCCAAGGCCAGTTCCAGGGCCCGTTTTTGCCCATAGGGCAGAGTACCCGCGGGTTGGTGGGCTTGGCTTTCCAAGCCGACGAGGGTGAGGATCTCCAGGGCTTTGGGTGTGAAACGTCCCAGCACCCCTTCGCTCATCCAAAAGCGATACGGGTAGGGCGTAGACCGTTGTAGGGCTAGAACTACGTGCTCCAGGGCGGTGAGGTGGGCGAAGAGCCGAGCGATCTGAAACGAGCGGGCTACCCCTCGCCGGGCGATCTCGAAGGGGGCTAGCCCGGTGACCTCCTCCCCAAAGAGGAAGACCCGTCCCGCCGAGGGTTTGAGGAAGCCCGTGAGCAGATTAAACAGGGTGGTCTTGCCTGCCCCGTTCGGGCCCACCAGGGCGTGGATCGCACCTTGGTTTACCCGAAGGTTTACCTCGTTCACTGCGCGAAAACCGCGGAAATCCTTGGTCAGTCCCTGCGTTTCGAGAGCCACCATGTTTCTACCCTTTGGCAAGAGGCCCTGCCGACGACGTTGTGGGTTACCTCCAACTATGGGCGATCGGAGGGAAAAACGCAATGTGGACATCTCCAAAAAGGATGGGTCGGGCTTTGTGGTAGACTCTAAGCTCAAGCTTGGAGAGCTATGCTTCCCGGTCCTCGAGTCCTCAAGAGCTGGGCTCAGCGTATGGCCCACCGGTACGCCCAGGAGATTCCCGATTACTCCCGCCTCGATGACCTTTTGCTCTTTAAGGATGTGGCCGTGGTCTCCTTCGAGTGCCTACGAGGGCTGAAGCACTACGCCCAAGGGGAGGGGCTTCCCAAAGGGGAGCTCGAGGGCCTGGTGGCGGCGGCGAGCCAGCGTCGCAGAGAACAGCGGATAAGCCTGGGTGCCCTGCTACGGGCTTACCGGTTGTGGGGCAAACAGACCCTTACAGTGCTATCCCAGGAGGCTCCTGCCGCCTTGCCTACGCTGGCTTTGGGGGTGGCCGAGCTGGTGGACCTTGCGAGTGAGGTTTCCAGCCAAGCCTACTCCCAACCGTCGTGTGAGCCGTTGCTGCAGGGGCAGGTGGTGGGCGTGGCTATTCCCCGTGAGTACCCGGCGGCCGGGGCGGTCTTGCCCAGATATCTTGCCGCGCTGGGGCAGAGTTCCCATTGGCGGCAGGACCACCAGGGTTTCTACCTGTACTGGCCGGGTGCCTTGGAGGATGTGTTGCCTCAGGCCCAGCGGTTGGGCCAGGAGGCGCAGGCGGTAGTGCTCCTTCAGCAGGGCAAGGGAGAGCGGCTTGGCTCTTTGCACGAGGATCTGGAAGAAGCTATCCGGTTGGCGAAGCTGAGCAGGCTGCGTCCTGGAGCTTACGAAACGCGGGTGTTGTGGCCGCTGGCGCTGGTCTTGGATTCCCCCAGAAGTCAGGAGCGCTTGCTTGGGCTGCTGGCCCCGCTCGAGGGCCATCCCGAACTGGTGGCGACGGTACAGGAATACCTCGAGGCCCGGCTCTCTCCCAAGCGGGTAGCCCATCGCCTAGGGATACATATCAACACGATCTTTTACCGCCTGCGCCGGGTGGAAGAACTCACCGGCTGCGATCTGGGGCGGCTGGAAGATCTCGCCCTGTTGCAGCTCGCGTTTCGTTTGGAGGAAGCCATGCGCCGCTCTTCCTCGGGATAGCTCATCCCATCGCGAGCGCACCGTGAGGGGTCGAGGGAAGCGAGCATCAGATCGGGCGCTTGATCACTGAGATCGCCTCGAGCAGGTCCTCCTCGCGAAAGGGCTTGGGGATGTGCCCGAGCCGGGCCGAGCGCACCCACAGGCCCCGGGGGGGTTCTTCTGCAACCACCCATACCGGGGGGAAGCGCCCGTCCGGGTGGTTACGGATCTGCCGCACCCGGTCCATCAGGTCTTGGCCCTGCAGGATGATGCCCTGGGGTTTGTGCTTGGTCAGCATGCGCTTGGCCGATTCGAGGTCGTGCGGCATCAACACCCGGTAGCGCGAGCGCTCGAGGGTGACCAGCAAAAGCCGTCGGATGAGCGAGGACTCCGCCAGCACCAGCACCAGGGGGTCGCTGGGGCGAATGGGGGTTTCCTCGAGCAACTTCCGGCTCTTGAGTTCAAAAAGCAGGTGATAGACCTGCTCTTCGGGGAGGTCGGACTCCAGCGCGATAGACTTAGCCCGCTTGAGGCCATCTACCAGCTCGAGCACGCTCCAAGCTTCGGGGGAGAGAGGATGGCGGGTGGGGTCGCTGGCGATCCGCAGCACCGCCTCGGGTTCTACTCGGCCCCGCCGCCACTCGTCCAGGCGACGGGCCGCTTCGAAGAGCATGGCGCTGGTCTCTAGGGTTTGCGGCAGGGCGATCTGTGAGGTTTCTCCGGCTGGAATGGGCTCGCCCAGCAGGGTACCCTCTTTCTGGTTCATCAGGGTGGCCAAAGCCTCTATGACCTGCACCTGGAGGGCATCGGCGAGGTCCTCCTCGGAGATGAGCCCCGCCCGCAAGGCGAGCTGGCCCAACGGAGTGCCGGGATTCTCCCGCTCCTGCTCGA of Meiothermus sp. Pnk-1 contains these proteins:
- a CDS encoding ABC transporter ATP-binding protein, which codes for MVALETQGLTKDFRGFRAVNEVNLRVNQGAIHALVGPNGAGKTTLFNLLTGFLKPSAGRVFLFGEEVTGLAPFEIARRGVARSFQIARLFAHLTALEHVVLALQRSTPYPYRFWMSEGVLGRFTPKALEILTLVGLESQAHQPAGTLPYGQKRALELALALALEPRLLLLDEPTAGMGLEDVARTVELIQRLRQGRTIVLVEHNMGVVAELAEQVTVLQYGSVLAEGSYAELRQDPRVIEAYLGAAHA
- a CDS encoding CdaR family transcriptional regulator, with translation MAHRYAQEIPDYSRLDDLLLFKDVAVVSFECLRGLKHYAQGEGLPKGELEGLVAAASQRRREQRISLGALLRAYRLWGKQTLTVLSQEAPAALPTLALGVAELVDLASEVSSQAYSQPSCEPLLQGQVVGVAIPREYPAAGAVLPRYLAALGQSSHWRQDHQGFYLYWPGALEDVLPQAQRLGQEAQAVVLLQQGKGERLGSLHEDLEEAIRLAKLSRLRPGAYETRVLWPLALVLDSPRSQERLLGLLAPLEGHPELVATVQEYLEARLSPKRVAHRLGIHINTIFYRLRRVEELTGCDLGRLEDLALLQLAFRLEEAMRRSSSG
- a CDS encoding DUF4388 domain-containing protein, with translation MIRARIGEVELEDVLRALETARKSAVVTVEAPHLYGRIHLLEGRLVYARTEPGPHLGEYLVRLLYLTLEDTQRLVLEQERENPGTPLGQLALRAGLISEEDLADALQVQVIEALATLMNQKEGTLLGEPIPAGETSQIALPQTLETSAMLFEAARRLDEWRRGRVEPEAVLRIASDPTRHPLSPEAWSVLELVDGLKRAKSIALESDLPEEQVYHLLFELKSRKLLEETPIRPSDPLVLVLAESSLIRRLLLVTLERSRYRVLMPHDLESAKRMLTKHKPQGIILQGQDLMDRVRQIRNHPDGRFPPVWVVAEEPPRGLWVRSARLGHIPKPFREEDLLEAISVIKRPI